The following proteins are co-located in the Flectobacillus major DSM 103 genome:
- a CDS encoding sensor histidine kinase, translating to MKTSKSINIQQVVIHIIAWSCFAALPYILKGTVPDPPRVGAVPPAPNANATLYFTLLGMLNIPFFYINSEFLIPKFLNKKGLWQYILAIVITIAALFYINGYCKALLFGPHVSRYPRLGTIFQTLFVLAISSSYRIMADNMRKEEIRKEQENERLKSELSFLRSQISPHFMFNVLNSIVSLSRRKPDLVEPVVIKLSELMRYMLYESDGAKVSLEKEVQYLQGYIDLQMIRFGDDVHLTFQKPIIENHQLIEPMLIIPFVENAFKHGVGMIMNPEIHIKLAIQVDELHFEVRNKINSQYKEVKDQSSGIGLNNVSRRLELLYPNQHTLQILSDSDWYSVHLTIKT from the coding sequence AACAAGCAAATCCATCAACATACAACAAGTAGTTATTCACATTATTGCATGGTCATGCTTTGCAGCTCTTCCTTATATTTTGAAGGGAACAGTACCCGACCCTCCACGGGTTGGTGCAGTTCCACCTGCTCCAAATGCTAATGCTACATTGTATTTTACATTGTTGGGAATGCTCAACATTCCGTTTTTTTATATCAATAGCGAGTTTCTAATTCCGAAGTTTTTGAATAAAAAAGGGCTTTGGCAATATATATTGGCCATTGTTATTACAATAGCAGCCTTGTTTTATATCAATGGCTATTGCAAAGCCCTATTGTTTGGCCCGCATGTATCACGTTACCCAAGGCTTGGTACTATTTTTCAAACCCTCTTTGTACTGGCAATTAGTTCTAGTTATAGAATTATGGCCGACAATATGAGAAAAGAAGAAATCAGAAAAGAACAAGAAAACGAACGGCTCAAATCGGAATTATCGTTTTTGCGTTCGCAGATTAGTCCGCACTTTATGTTCAATGTACTGAATAGCATTGTATCGTTGTCGCGTCGTAAGCCCGATTTAGTAGAACCAGTTGTCATAAAACTTTCAGAGCTTATGCGGTATATGCTCTATGAGTCGGATGGAGCCAAAGTTTCGTTAGAAAAAGAGGTACAGTATTTACAAGGCTATATCGACCTACAGATGATTCGTTTTGGCGATGATGTGCATTTAACCTTTCAAAAACCCATTATTGAAAACCATCAGTTAATAGAGCCAATGCTTATTATTCCGTTTGTAGAAAATGCCTTTAAGCATGGCGTAGGTATGATTATGAATCCAGAAATTCATATCAAGCTAGCTATACAAGTCGACGAGCTTCATTTTGAGGTACGCAATAAAATAAATTCGCAATACAAAGAAGTAAAAGACCAATCCTCGGGGATTGGCCTAAACAATGTCAGTCGCCGTTTAGAACTCCTTTATCCAAATCAGCATACCCTCCAAATCCTGTCAGATTCTGATTGGTATAGTGTACATTTAACCATCAAAACATAA
- a CDS encoding LytR/AlgR family response regulator transcription factor — MIQLNCIAVDDENLALDLLEDNIKKVPFLNLVKRCKNAFDAIETLQHEKIDLLFLDIQMPGITGVQFLQSFKEPPMVIFITAYQQYALEGFELSVIDYLLKPVAFERFLKAVNKAYELHNLHIKSNQIENETKVLPPLESDSLFVNADYSLVKIKIADITYIEGLKDYIKIHLESNNKPIVTRMTMKAIEEKLPSQAFFRIHKSYIISLDKIESIRNLKIKIGSAQIPVSEHYSEDFFKRIGQ, encoded by the coding sequence ATGATACAATTAAACTGCATAGCGGTAGATGACGAAAATCTTGCACTTGATTTACTAGAAGATAACATTAAGAAAGTGCCTTTTTTAAATCTGGTTAAACGTTGTAAAAATGCTTTTGATGCCATTGAAACCCTTCAACATGAAAAAATAGATTTACTTTTTCTTGATATTCAAATGCCTGGTATTACAGGAGTTCAGTTTTTACAAAGCTTCAAAGAGCCTCCTATGGTAATTTTTATTACGGCTTATCAGCAATACGCCCTAGAGGGTTTTGAGTTAAGTGTAATAGACTACTTATTAAAGCCTGTAGCTTTTGAGCGTTTTTTGAAGGCTGTCAATAAAGCCTACGAATTGCATAACCTCCATATCAAAAGCAATCAAATCGAAAATGAGACCAAGGTGCTTCCTCCTCTCGAAAGCGATTCGTTGTTTGTCAATGCCGATTATTCGTTGGTCAAAATAAAAATAGCTGATATTACTTATATCGAAGGGCTCAAAGATTATATCAAGATTCATTTAGAAAGTAATAACAAGCCTATCGTAACCCGTATGACCATGAAGGCGATTGAAGAAAAATTACCGTCTCAAGCTTTTTTCAGAATACACAAATCTTATATTATTTCATTAGACAAAATCGAGTCTATCCGCAATCTAAAAATCAAAATAGGCTCTGCTCAAATTCCAGTAAGCGAGCATTACTCCGAAGATTTCTTCAAACGAATAGGTCAATAA